In Gammaproteobacteria bacterium, a single window of DNA contains:
- a CDS encoding protein-L-isoaspartate(D-aspartate) O-methyltransferase — MMNREGIGMTSARTRERLVQRLQSEGIKNLLVLDSIRNTPRHLFVDEALASRAYEDSALPIGHGQTISQPYIVARMTEALLESGPLNKVLEVGTGCGYQACVLSPLVQQVFTVERLEPLHFAARKRFQQLNYTNVKATLSDGGWGWQDNAPYDGILVAAAATETPVSLLQQLAPGGRMVIPVGRQGEPQDLLLYTRLEEDFDCRLLEKVNFVPLITGHRADRE; from the coding sequence ATCGGGATGACGTCAGCGCGCACCCGGGAACGGCTGGTGCAGCGCCTTCAGTCAGAAGGGATAAAAAATCTCCTGGTTCTCGATTCCATCAGGAATACACCTCGCCATCTGTTCGTGGATGAAGCACTGGCCAGTCGGGCATACGAAGATTCCGCGCTGCCAATAGGCCATGGACAAACCATTTCGCAGCCCTATATTGTCGCGCGCATGACTGAAGCTCTGCTCGAATCCGGTCCGCTGAACAAGGTTCTCGAAGTGGGTACCGGTTGTGGCTACCAGGCCTGTGTATTGTCACCGCTGGTTCAGCAGGTTTTTACCGTTGAGCGTCTGGAGCCACTCCATTTTGCGGCCCGAAAACGATTTCAACAGCTCAACTACACAAACGTGAAGGCAACCCTGTCTGATGGAGGCTGGGGTTGGCAGGACAATGCGCCCTATGACGGTATCCTGGTGGCAGCTGCCGCAACCGAGACACCGGTGTCTTTGCTACAACAACTGGCGCCGGGCGGGCGGATGGTGATTCCGGTTGGACGACAAGGCGAGCCTCAGGATCTGCTGCTGTATACGCGGTTGGAAGAAGATTTTGATTGCAGATTGCTCGAGAAGGTCAATTTTGTTCCCCTGATAACCGGGCACAGGGCTGACAGGGAGTGA
- a CDS encoding LysM peptidoglycan-binding domain-containing protein: MIELLPIRIRVLVWATIFVAGCAGPNRAPIENKGQSLREPANPTREVVPGDTLYSIAWETGRDYRDLASWNGIGNDYLIKPGQKITLGPPGDTPRPDSGRNPETASGQYKVVKGDTVYSIARHHGLSVTRLTGLNKLHKPYRIYPGQTLDVTGSMTDVSSHQARAPKPKSAESRQSSPETVRSKPYRGRWSWPTAGTVIGRYSGKAQRKGIEIAGKKAQAIVSAAPGTVVYRGSGLRGYGNLIIVKHDDDYLSAYAHCENIYVKEGDVIQSRQKIAGMGDSGTNRVKLHFEIRYKGKSVDPLKFLPRR, translated from the coding sequence GTGATTGAATTGTTGCCGATCAGGATCAGGGTGCTGGTATGGGCAACAATTTTTGTCGCCGGATGCGCAGGCCCTAATCGGGCACCAATAGAAAACAAAGGGCAATCTTTGCGCGAACCGGCCAACCCGACCCGGGAAGTTGTACCGGGAGACACCCTGTACAGCATTGCCTGGGAAACCGGTCGTGACTATCGAGACCTCGCCTCCTGGAACGGAATTGGTAATGATTACCTGATCAAACCCGGGCAAAAAATCACTCTAGGCCCGCCCGGTGACACACCTCGACCTGACTCCGGGCGCAACCCGGAAACCGCCAGCGGCCAGTATAAAGTAGTCAAGGGTGATACGGTCTACAGTATCGCCAGACACCACGGACTGTCAGTGACCCGGTTGACTGGATTGAACAAGCTACACAAACCGTACCGCATTTATCCCGGTCAGACGCTAGACGTGACTGGCAGCATGACCGATGTATCGTCACACCAGGCTCGGGCCCCAAAACCCAAATCGGCTGAATCACGGCAATCCAGCCCGGAAACCGTGCGCTCAAAACCTTATCGAGGACGCTGGTCATGGCCTACAGCTGGCACAGTGATCGGTCGATACTCCGGGAAAGCGCAACGCAAAGGCATCGAAATTGCCGGGAAAAAAGCACAGGCGATTGTCTCTGCGGCCCCGGGAACCGTGGTGTATCGGGGCAGCGGGTTGCGTGGTTATGGCAATCTCATTATTGTGAAACATGACGATGATTATCTAAGTGCTTATGCGCATTGCGAAAATATTTACGTCAAAGAAGGTGATGTGATACAAAGCAGACAGAAAATCGCGGGCATGGGCGACTCGGGAACCAACCGGGTCAAGCTGCATTTTGAAATCCGTTACAAGGGAAAATCGGTAGATCCTTTGAAATTTCTGCCGCGACGTTAG
- the rpoS gene encoding RNA polymerase sigma factor RpoS, whose product MDDVDVIGDELEDDDTAAETAETDDSESGSDSEVDKRFFEADDTGVQADATRLYLKEIGFSPLLSAEEEVYYARLALKGDDAARKRMIESNLRLVVKIARRYMNRGLALLDLIEEGNLGLIRAVEKFDPERGFRFSTYATWWIRQTIERGIMNQTRTIRLPVHVLKEINIYQRAARHLAQKLDHEPTPEDVASLLDKPLDDVKRMMGLNERVTSVDAPLDNDPDRSLLDAIPDDRVQEPDEAMQSDTLQEQLQTWLAELSDKQREVVERRFGLSGREISTLEEVGADIGVTRERVRQIQVEALKRLRVILEKSGYTVDALF is encoded by the coding sequence ATCGATGACGTCGACGTAATCGGTGACGAGCTTGAAGACGATGATACTGCAGCCGAGACAGCCGAAACTGATGATTCGGAATCCGGTTCAGACAGCGAAGTCGACAAAAGATTCTTCGAGGCCGACGACACCGGGGTTCAGGCCGACGCCACGCGTCTGTATCTCAAGGAAATCGGCTTTTCTCCACTCCTGTCCGCTGAAGAAGAGGTGTATTACGCCCGGCTCGCGCTGAAAGGCGATGACGCCGCACGCAAGAGGATGATCGAAAGCAACCTCAGGCTGGTGGTCAAAATTGCGCGGCGATACATGAACCGCGGGCTGGCTTTGCTGGACCTTATAGAAGAAGGGAATCTGGGACTGATTCGTGCCGTGGAAAAATTCGATCCTGAGCGTGGTTTCCGATTCTCGACCTACGCCACCTGGTGGATTCGTCAAACCATCGAACGCGGCATCATGAACCAGACGCGCACCATCCGGTTGCCGGTTCATGTACTTAAAGAAATCAACATTTATCAGCGCGCGGCGCGCCACCTGGCGCAAAAACTGGATCATGAACCGACGCCGGAAGATGTGGCCAGTCTGCTGGACAAGCCTCTTGATGATGTTAAACGCATGATGGGACTGAATGAGCGCGTGACATCAGTCGATGCGCCTCTTGATAATGATCCTGACCGTTCGCTGCTGGACGCCATTCCTGATGACCGGGTCCAGGAGCCTGATGAGGCGATGCAGAGTGATACCTTGCAGGAACAGCTTCAGACCTGGCTGGCCGAACTGAGCGACAAACAGCGGGAAGTTGTGGAGCGACGGTTTGGTCTTAGTGGCCGGGAAATTTCAACTCTTGAGGAAGTGGGTGCCGATATTGGTGTAACCCGTGAGCGCGTTCGCCAGATCCAGGTAGAAGCGCTCAAACGGTTGCGCGTCATTCTGGAAAAATCCGGTTACACTGTGGACGCGTTATTCTAA
- a CDS encoding homoserine dehydrogenase, whose translation MKPVNIGILGLGTVGCGTVNVLARNAKEITRRAGRDIKVTHAAARSLNKERNCNTSTITLTENPADVVNNPDIDVVVELIGGYELAYDLVMQAIGNGKHVVTANKALIAVHGNEIFKAAQEKGVMVAFEAAVAGGIPIIKAIREGLAGNQIEWLAGIINGTGNFILTEMRDKGRDFDDVLKEAQALGYAEADPTFDVEGIDAAHKLTILAAIAFGIPLQFDKTFTEGITRLTRDDVAYAEELGYRIKHLGIARKAENGVELRVHPTLIPERRLLANVDGVMNAVLVKGDAVGPTLYYGAGAGSDPTASAVVADIVDVVRTLTTDPTNRVPHLAFQPDALVDLPILAMESVYSSYYLRMQAMDKPGVLADITRILSELNISIEAIIQKEPGETDTTVPIIILTHRTLEKDMNTAIAQIEALEAIDGDIMRIRMEQLNKDWN comes from the coding sequence TTGAAACCCGTTAATATAGGTATATTGGGCCTGGGCACGGTTGGCTGCGGAACGGTAAATGTGCTGGCACGCAACGCCAAGGAAATTACGCGCCGTGCCGGACGTGATATCAAGGTTACCCATGCCGCGGCCCGCAGTCTCAACAAGGAACGTAACTGCAATACCTCCACCATAACGCTGACTGAAAACCCGGCAGATGTGGTGAACAACCCGGATATTGACGTTGTCGTAGAGCTGATTGGCGGTTACGAACTGGCTTATGATCTTGTCATGCAGGCAATAGGAAATGGCAAACATGTCGTCACCGCCAACAAGGCACTGATTGCCGTACACGGCAACGAAATTTTCAAGGCGGCGCAGGAAAAGGGTGTTATGGTGGCCTTTGAAGCCGCTGTCGCCGGAGGTATACCCATCATCAAGGCAATACGTGAAGGCCTTGCGGGCAACCAGATTGAGTGGCTTGCGGGCATTATCAACGGTACCGGCAACTTTATCCTGACTGAAATGCGTGACAAGGGTCGTGATTTTGATGACGTACTCAAGGAAGCTCAGGCGCTTGGTTATGCCGAAGCTGACCCGACTTTCGACGTTGAAGGCATCGATGCAGCTCACAAGCTGACCATACTGGCCGCCATTGCGTTTGGTATACCACTGCAGTTTGACAAGACTTTTACAGAAGGCATTACCCGGCTAACCCGCGATGATGTCGCTTATGCCGAAGAACTGGGCTACCGCATCAAGCATCTTGGCATTGCCAGGAAGGCAGAGAATGGCGTCGAACTCCGTGTTCACCCGACCCTTATCCCTGAGCGGCGATTGCTGGCCAACGTTGACGGCGTCATGAACGCTGTACTGGTAAAGGGTGATGCCGTTGGCCCAACACTGTATTATGGTGCTGGTGCCGGTTCCGATCCCACTGCATCAGCTGTAGTTGCTGACATAGTCGATGTTGTCAGGACACTGACCACAGACCCGACCAACCGGGTGCCGCACCTGGCATTCCAGCCGGACGCACTGGTAGACCTGCCGATTCTCGCCATGGAATCTGTATACAGCAGCTATTACCTGCGTATGCAGGCCATGGACAAACCCGGGGTGCTGGCAGATATCACCCGTATTCTGAGCGAGCTCAATATCAGTATTGAGGCGATTATCCAGAAAGAGCCGGGCGAAACCGACACCACCGTGCCCATTATTATCCTGACTCACCGCACTCTGGAAAAAGACATGAATACCGCGATTGCACAAA
- the alaC gene encoding alanine transaminase, with the protein MDEFARIKRLPPYVFNIVTDLKAAARKRGEDIIDFGMGNPDQPTPQHIVDKLIEVAQRGDTHRYSVSRGIPRLRRAICGWYKNRYDVDLDPDSEAIVTIGSKEGLAHLALATVEQGDAILVPNPAYPIHPYGFVIAGADIRHVPLVPGGDFFHELETAIKNSWPKPKMLVLNFPANPTGQCVELDFFEKVVEIAREHNIWVVHDLAYADIVFDGYKAPSIMQVKGAKDIAVEFFSLSKSYNMPGWRVGFMVGNPVLVSALARMKSYLDYGMFTPIQVAAITALEGPQDCVEEIRQMYESRRDVLCNGLFAAGWAVEKPKATMFVWARIPEQYREAGSLEFSKKLLTEAQVAVSPGVGFGEYGDEYVRFGLIENEHRTRQAIRSIRKLLKQG; encoded by the coding sequence ATGGATGAATTTGCGCGCATAAAGCGCCTTCCCCCCTACGTCTTTAACATCGTCACCGATCTTAAGGCCGCAGCGAGAAAGCGAGGCGAGGATATTATTGATTTTGGCATGGGTAATCCAGACCAGCCAACACCACAGCACATTGTCGACAAGCTGATTGAGGTTGCGCAGCGCGGCGATACCCATCGCTATTCAGTGTCGCGCGGAATTCCACGACTTCGCCGGGCGATCTGTGGCTGGTACAAAAATCGCTACGATGTGGACCTGGATCCGGATTCCGAGGCCATTGTCACCATTGGTTCCAAGGAGGGGCTCGCGCACCTGGCGCTGGCCACCGTCGAGCAGGGTGATGCCATCCTGGTTCCAAACCCGGCATACCCGATACACCCGTACGGCTTTGTTATAGCTGGCGCGGATATACGTCATGTACCGCTTGTGCCCGGCGGCGACTTTTTCCATGAGCTGGAAACTGCCATCAAGAATTCCTGGCCCAAGCCCAAAATGCTGGTGCTGAATTTCCCGGCCAACCCGACCGGGCAATGTGTAGAACTGGATTTCTTCGAGAAAGTGGTCGAGATCGCCCGCGAACATAATATCTGGGTAGTACATGACCTGGCCTACGCCGACATCGTTTTCGACGGATACAAGGCGCCGTCGATCATGCAGGTGAAAGGTGCCAAGGATATTGCTGTAGAGTTTTTCTCGTTGTCAAAGAGTTACAATATGCCCGGCTGGCGCGTAGGCTTCATGGTCGGCAACCCGGTACTGGTGTCGGCGCTGGCACGCATGAAATCATATCTCGACTACGGCATGTTCACGCCAATCCAGGTGGCGGCAATTACCGCGCTTGAGGGCCCTCAGGATTGTGTAGAAGAAATCCGGCAGATGTACGAATCGCGCCGTGATGTCTTGTGCAATGGCCTGTTTGCCGCCGGCTGGGCGGTTGAAAAACCGAAAGCAACAATGTTTGTCTGGGCCAGAATTCCCGAGCAATATCGTGAAGCCGGGTCACTGGAATTTTCCAAGAAATTGCTGACCGAGGCCCAGGTGGCTGTTTCACCGGGTGTCGGTTTTGGTGAATACGGTGATGAATACGTACGCTTTGGCCTGATTGAAAACGAGCATCGAACAAGACAGGCGATTCGCTCAATACGCAAATTGCTGAAGCAAGGTTAA
- a CDS encoding MTH938/NDUFAF3 family protein has translation MKLRLDGTRKHQNVISAIFDDHIVVRDESCRSSIILTADNMSAWNPTSVTALAAAHMTELLEFSPEIVLIGTGTRLEFPAMECLRPLIDTGTGYEIMNNAAACRTFNVLVSEDRRVVLGIILPAIRD, from the coding sequence ATGAAACTACGCCTCGACGGTACCAGGAAACACCAGAATGTCATCAGCGCTATTTTTGATGACCACATTGTCGTTCGCGATGAGTCGTGCCGAAGCAGTATTATCCTGACTGCAGACAACATGTCCGCCTGGAACCCGACTTCCGTAACTGCGCTCGCTGCCGCCCATATGACCGAACTACTGGAATTTTCGCCGGAAATCGTCCTGATCGGTACCGGCACCAGGCTTGAGTTTCCGGCCATGGAGTGCCTCAGACCATTGATTGATACTGGAACAGGCTACGAAATCATGAACAATGCGGCTGCATGTCGGACTTTTAACGTTCTGGTTTCAGAAGATCGGCGAGTAGTGCTGGGCATAATTTTGCCGGCAATACGCGATTGA